Proteins encoded within one genomic window of Macrobrachium nipponense isolate FS-2020 chromosome 9, ASM1510439v2, whole genome shotgun sequence:
- the LOC135218096 gene encoding uncharacterized protein LOC135218096, translating into MAPNTPLGVGGHLACLPDIPTPGGKPTPGAEPTSLPSQTPGGGPNCLPAVPNPCPVGGAQPATPPSPNPGGIAKPTSPPSPTCFPPFPIPPGGDAQPTSPPSPLPGGGAQPSSPLSLNPGGGAQPTSPPSPIYLPTFPNPCRPQILADTPNLPPQCPHLWRQRPTRLPAIPTPGGGANPPSRHPQNPGGSAQPASPLSPNPVVEPNPPPCLPHPLVAKPNLASPLVPNTWWWCPIRLSTVPNPWQRRLTLLASVPNAWRRRPTVSLPSPIPGVGTQPASPLLLAGANPSPQTLAEEPNPPARHPQRLAAVQTRIPAIHKPSRQRRTLLPAIPTPGSKAQPASIPAVPIPGVGAQPASPLLLDCKPASPLSPTTGGGAQPAFQLSPTPGGGAQHASPPSPTLVAVSNLPSRHPLPWRQRPDCLPAVPNPGSSAQPASWPSPPLAAVPNLPPCHTQPWRGHPTRLPTIPTPGGGPQPTSLPSPSLVATPNLPPCRPQPMTAAPNPPPRCPQNQVAVPNPPFRHPLPMAAAPNPPPHVPIAWRRCPTFLPAVPKPRCGAQTHLPTIPKYLPTVPNPCRPQILADTPNLPSPQMSHLWRQRPTRLPAIPTPGGGANPPSRHPQTLVAAPNLPPHCPQTLVVEPNPPPCLPHPWWQSPTCLPAVPNTWWWCPIRLSTVPNPWQRRLTLLASVPNAWRRRPTRLPAVPNPWCRHPTCLPTPRRTLLPAIPTPGSKAQPASPPSPIPGVGAQPASPLLLVGPNPSAHRPQTLAEEPNPPARHPQCLAWIAKLPPRCPQPRRRRQQPAFQLSPTPGGGAQHASPPSPTLVAVSNLPSRHPLPWRQRPELPPRRPPNPGSSAQPASWPSPPLAAVPNLPPCHTQPWRGHPTRLPTIPTPGGGPQPTSLPSPSLVATPNLPPCRPQPMTARPTRLPAVPKNQGGGAQPAFPPSTTHGSSAQPASSLSPKPGGSAKPPSPLSPNTGGGTQHASPPSTPLTAVHNLSPRFLTPGGGTQPTSPPLAALPKPPPRRPQCLAAALNLLLCGPQPLAVLPNPPPNHPQPKVAAPSLPPCHPKPLAAEPNPPPCFPQTLEEAPNTPPRPPHP; encoded by the exons ATGGCGCCCAACACGcctctgggggtgggggggcaccTAGCCTGCCTCCCCGACATCCCCACCCCTGGCGGCAAACCCACCCCTGGCGCCGAACCAACCTCCCTGCCGTCCCAAACCCCTGGCGGTGGCCCCAACTGCCTTCCCGCTGTCCCCAACCCCTG CCCTGTCGGCGGTGCCCAGCCTGCCACCCCGCCATCCCCAAACCCTGGTGGCATTGCCAAACCAACCTCCCCGCCGTCCCCAACCTGCTTCCCGCCGTTCCCCATCCCGCCTGGTGGCGACGCCCAACCCACCTCCCCACCGTCCCCATTGCCTGGCGGCGGCGCCCAACCTTCCTCCCCGCTGTCCCTAAACCCAGGTGGTGGAGCCCAACCCACCTCCCCACCATCCCCAATATACCTCCCCACTTTCCCCAACCCCTGCCGTCCCCAAATACTGGCGGATACACCCAACCTGCCTCCCCAATGTCCCCACCTCTGGCGACAGCGCCCAACACGCCTCCCGGCCATCCCCACCCCTGGCGGTGGTGCCAATCCACCTTCCCGCCATCCACAAAACCCTGGTGGCAGCGCCCAACCTGCCTCCCCACTGTCCCCAAACCCTGTGGTGGAGCCCAACCCTCCTCCCTGCCTTCCCCACCCCCTGGTGGCAAAGCCCAACCTTGCCTCCCCGCTTGTCCCCAATACCTGGTGGTGGTGCCCAATCCGACTCTCCACTGTCCCCAACCCCTGGCAGCGGCGCCTAACCCTCCTCGCTTCTGTCCCCAACGCCTGGCGGCGGCGCCCAACCGTCTCCCTGCCGTCCCCAATCCCTGGTGTCGGCACCCAACCTGCCTCCCCACTCCTGTTGGCAGGGGCCAACCCCAGTCCCCAAACCCTGGCTGAAGAGCCAAACCCACCTGCCCGCCATCCCCAACGCCTGGCAGCGGTGCAAACCCGCATCCCTGCCATCCACAAACCCTCTCGGCAGCGCCGAACCCTCCTCCCTGCCATCCCCACCCCTGGCAGCAAAGCCCAACCTGCCTCCATCCCCGCCGTCCCAATCCCTGGCGTCGGCGCCCAACCTGCCTCCCCACTCCTGTTG GATTGCAAACCTGCCTCCCCGCTGTCCCCAACCACTGGCGGCGGCGCCCAACCCGCCTTCCAGCTGTCCCCAACCCCAGGTGGCGGCGCCCAACATGCCTCGCCGCCGTCCCCAACCCTGGTGGCGGTGTCCAACCTGCCTTCCCGCCATCCTCTACCCTGGCGGCAGCGTCCAGACTGCCTCCCCGCCGTCCCCAACCCTGGCAGCAGCGCCCAACCCGCCTCCTGGCCATCCCCACCCCTGGCAGCAGTGCCTAACCTGCCTCCCTGCCATACCCAGCCCTGGCGGGGGCACCCAACCCGCCTCCCAACCATACCCACCCCTGGTGGCGGTCCCCAACCCACCTCCCTGCCATCCCCATCCCTGGTGGCAACACCCAACCTGCCTCCCTGCCGTCCCCAACCCATGACAGCGGCGCCCAACCCGCCTCCCCGCTGTCCCCAAAACCAGGTGGCGGTGCCCAACCCGCCTTTCCGCCATCCACTACCCATGGCAGCAGCGCCCAACCCGCCTCCCCACGTCCCCATTGCCTGGCGGCGGTGCCCAACCTTCCTCCCCGCTGTCCCTAAACCCAGGTGTGGAGCCCAAACCCACCTCCCCACCATCCCCAAATACCTCCCCACTGTCCCCAACCCCTGCCGTCCCCAAATACTGGCGGATACACCAAACCTGCCCTCCCCCCAAATGTCCCACCTCTGGCGACAGCGCCCAACACGCCTCCCGGCCATCCCCACCCCTGGCGGTGGTGCCAATCCACCTTCCCGCCATCCACAAACCCTGGTGGCAGCGCCCAACCTGCCTCCCCACTGTCCCCAAACCCTGGTGGTGGAGCCCAACCCTCCTCCCTGCCTTCCCCACCCCTGGTGGCAAAGCCCAACCTGCCTCCCCGCTGTCCCCAATACCTGGTGGTGGTGCCCAATCCGACTCTCCACTGTCCCCAACCCCTGGCAGCGGCGCCTAACCCTCCTCGCTTCTGTCCCCAACGCCTGGCGGCGGCGCCCAACCCGTCTCCCTGCCGTCCCCAATCCCTGGTGTCGGCACCCAACCTGCCTCCCCACTCCT CGCCGAACCCTCCTCCCTGCCATCCCCACCCCTGGCAGCAAAGCCCAACCTGCCTCCCCGCCGTCCCCAATCCCTGGCGTCGGCGCCCAACCTGCCTCCCCACTCCTGTTGGTAGGGCCCAACCCAAGTGCCCACCGTCCCCAAACCCTGGCTGAAGAGCCCAACCCACCTGCCCGCCATCCCCAATGTCTGGCATGGATTGCAAAACTGCCTCCCCGCTGTCCCCAACCACGGCGGCGGCGGCAACAACCCGCCTTCCAGCTGTCCCCAACCCCAGGTGGCGGCGCCCAACATGCCTCGCCGCCGTCCCCAACCCTGGTGGCGGTGTCCAACCTGCCTTCCCGCCATCCTCTACCCTGGCGGCAGCGTCCAGAACTGCCTCCCCGCCGTCCCCCCAACCCTGGCAGCAGCGCCCAACCCGCCTCCTGGCCATCCCCACCCCTGGCAGCAGTGCCTAACCTGCCTCCCTGCCATACCCAGCCCTGGCGGGGGCACCCAACCCGCCTCCCAACCATACCCACCCCTGGTGGCGGTCCCCAACCCACCTCCCTGCCATCCCCATCCCTGGTGGCAACACCCAACCTGCCTCCCTGCCGTCCCCAACCCATGACAGCGCGCCCAACCCGCCTCCCCGCGGTCCCCAAAAACCAGGGTGGCGGTGCCCAACCCGCCTTTCCGCCATCCACTACCCATGGCAGCAGCGCCCAACCCGCCTCCTCGTTGTCTCCAAAACCAGGTGGCAGCGCCAAACCCCCCTCCCCACTGTCCCCAAACACTGGCGGGGGCACCCAACACGCCTCCCCACCCTCCACACCCTTAACGGCGGTGCATAACCTGTCTCCCCGCT TCCTGACACCTGGCGGGGGAACCCAACCCACCTCCCCACCCCTGGCTGCTTTGCCAAAACCACCTCCCCGCCGTCCTCAATGCCTGGCGGCGGCACTTAACCTGCTTCTCTGCGGTCCCCAACCACTTGCGGTGCTGCCAAACCCACCTCCCAACCATCCCCAACCCAAGGTGGCAGCGCCCAGCCTGCCTCCCTGCCATCCCAAACCCCTGGCAGCGGAGCCCAACCCCCCTCCCTGCTTTCCCCAAACACTGGAGGAGGCACCCAACACGCCTCCCCGCCCTCCCCACCCCTAA
- the LOC135218095 gene encoding uncharacterized protein LOC135218095, whose product MQAQRTGSTLKVHFRNNKSASSSSPPLQGNPPCLPAVPTPGSGLPNPPSPTIPNPGGGDNPTSLLSPNPGGGTQPASRLFPTPGRGTQPASQPSPPLAAVPNFLSPQSPNPGGGAQPASQISSTSGRVANPPPGIPNPSRRCQPTSPSSPTPASSAQAVSPPSPMWWRPTRLPAILIPGSGVQPASPLSLPPAAVPNPPPGYPHLSQQCLTRLPAIPSTGGGTQPTSLPYPPVAVAPNPPLHRPHPWQQHPIRLPTVPTHGGGAQPTPRHPQTQAAAPKQPPRRSQPLAVAPNPPPHCPQPNSCSSHLAWWDVPACSLGVAPNPPPCRSQIQVAASDPPPRHPQPLAAPPNLPPRHPQIQVAAPNPPPHRPKPLAAVPNPLSVCPQTLAKAPTQPASPPSPTPGSGARRTSPLSQTPGSSAQPPSSPSPNTGSGIQYNSLPSLPKTAVLNLPPPVPKHWWRRPTCVLAVLTPGEETQPTSLPSPSMAAVPKLPPRRTQCLAAAPKPASLRSPTTGGAAQPTSPLSPTPGNSAKPAHPLPTHSGGAQPVSRLSPPLAAVPNPHPCHPKPWQGAPNPPLPPLATAPNLPPRRPHPCRLCPTRLPAVPKPRKPTSSPSPPLAVAPNLPPHHPQPWRGRPTNLFAVPNPDGSAQPTSPPSPALAGAPNLPLHHPQTQVVGPHPPPCCPQPLAVAPNLPSHCPHPWWCHPTRLAAVPTPGIGSQPASPQSRPLAGEPNPPLCNPHPWPLCQNRLPKPWQRRPTCLPAIPTPDAYSLSPTLVGGV is encoded by the exons ATGCAGGCCCAGAGAACTGGTTCTACTCTAAAAGTACATTTTCGAAACAACAAATCAGCCTCCTCTTCGTCCCCACCCCTGCAGGGGAACCCACCCTGCCTCCCTGCCGTCCCTACCCCTGGCAGTGGCCTCCCAAACCCACCCTCCCCCACAATCCCCAACCCTGGCGGGGGAGACAACCCAACCTCTTTGCTGTCCCCAAACCCTGGCGGTGGCACCCAGCCCGCCTCCCGGCTGTTCCCCACACCTGGCAGGGGCACCCAGCCAGCCTCCCAGCCATCCCCACCCCTAGCAGCAGTGCCCAACTTCCTCTCCCCACAGTCCCCAAACCCTGGCGGTGGCGCCCAACCCGCCTCCCAGATTTCCTCAACCTCTGGTAGAGTTGCCAACCCACCTCCCGGCATCCCCAACCCCTCGCGGCGATGCCAACCCACCTCTCCATCATCTCCTACCCCTGCCAGCAGCGCCCAAGCTGTCTCCCCGCCATCCCCAAT GTGGTGGCGGCCAACACGCCTCCCAGCCATCCTCATCCCTGGCAGTGGCGTCCAGCCTGCCTCCCCACTGTCCCTACCCCCGGCTGCGGTGCCCAACCCTCCTCCCGGCTATCCCCACCTCTCACAGCAGTGCCTAACCCGCCTCCCTGCCATCCCCAGCACTGGCGGGGGCACACAACCCACCTCCCTGCCATACCCGCCTGTGGCAGTGGCCCCGAACCCGCCTCTCCACCGTCCCCACCCCTGGCAGCAACACCCAATTCGCCTTCCCACCGTCCCCACCCATGGCGGCGGTGCCCAACCCACTCCCCGCCATCCCCAAACCCAAGCGGCGGCTCCCAAACAGCCTCCTCGCCGTTCCCAACCCCTGGCGGTGGCGCCCAACCCACCACCCCACTGTCCCCAACCCAACTcttgtagtagccatcttgcttggtgggACGTTCCCGCGTGCA gtctgggGGTGGCGCCCAACCCGCCTCCCTGCCGTTCCCAAATCCAAGTGGCAGCATCTGACCCGCCTCCCCGCCATCCCCAACCCTTGGCAGCGCCGCCCAACCTGCCTCCCCGCCATCCCCAAATCCAGGTGGCGGCTCCAAACCCGCCGCCTCACCGTCCCAAACCACTGGCAGCAGTGCCCAACCCCCTTTCTGTTTGTCCCCAAACACTGGCAAAGGCACCCACCCAACCCGCCTCCCCGCCATCCCCAACCCCTGGCAGCGGCGCCCGACGCACCTCCCCACTGTCCCAAACCCCTGGCAGCAGTGCCCAACCCCCCTCGTCGCCGTCCCCAAACACTGGCAGTGGCATCCAATACAACTCCCTGCCCTCCCTACCCAAAACGGCGGTGCTTAACCTGCCTCCCCCAGTCCCCAAACACTGGTGGCGGCGTCCAACCTGTGTCCTCGCAGTCCTGACCCCTGGAGAGGAAACCCAACCCACCTCCCTGCCATCCCCATCCATGGCTGCTGTGCCAAAACTGCCTCCCCGCCGTACCCAGTGCCTGGCGGCGGCGCCCAAACCCGCCTCCCTGCGGTCCCCAACCACTGGTGGTGCTGCCCAACCCACCTCCCCGCTGTCCCCAACCCCAGGTAACAGCGCCAAACCTGCCCACCCTCTTCCCACCCATAGCGGTGGTGCCCAACCTGTCTCCCGGCTGTCTCCACCCCTGGCGGCAGTGCCTAACCCGCATCCCTGCCATCCCAAGCCCTGGCAGGGGGCACCCAACCCACCTCTCCCACCCCTGGCGACGGCGCCAAACCTGCCTCCCCGCCGTCCCCATCCCTGTCGGCTGTGCCCAACCCGCCTCCCTGCAGTCCCGAAACCCAG AAAACCAACCTCCTCTCCATCCCCACCCCTGGCAGTGGCTCCCAACCTGCCTCCCCACCATCCCCAACCCTGGCGGGGGAGACCAACCAACCTCTTTGCTGTCCCCAACCCTGATGGCAGCGCTCAACCCACCTCGCCGCCATCCCCAGCCCTGGCAGGGGCGCCCAACCTGCCTCTCCACCATCCCCAAACCCAGGTGGTGGGGCCCCACCCGCCTCCCTGCTGTCCCCAACCCCTGGCAGTGGCGCCCAACCTGCCTTCCCACTGTCCACACCCCTGGTGGTGTCACCCAACTCGCCTCGCAGCCGTCCCCACTCCTGGCATCGGCTCCCAACCTGCCTCCCCGCAGTCCCGACCCCTGGCGGGGGAACCCAACCCGCCTCTCTGCAATCCCCACCCCTGGCCACTGTGCCAAAACCGCCTTCCCAAACCCTGGCAGCGGCGCCCAACATGCCTCCCCGCCATCCCCACCCCTGACGCCTACTCTCTGTCCCCTACGCTTGTTGGCGGCGTCTAA